The following DNA comes from Bacillota bacterium.
GGTGCCGTCGGCGAGTTTAAGGTCGAATACGCAACCCTGCCAGTCGGCCTTGTTCATGAAGCCTTTCAGCGGGGTGAACGCACCCATGCCGAGCATCAGGATGTCCGAGGTCTCCATGGAGGTCATGTAGACTTTCGGGAGGCTTGCCGCGCGGGCGATTTCGGCTTCACGCGCCTCGCCCTCCAGGAACAGGGGCATCAGTTTTTTCTCCGGACCATGCGGATTTGGTAGCGCCATCAGTGTTTCCCTCCTAAAAAAAATAGGTGTTAAAAGCCAGACCATCCCGTAATATTTCTTGCCTAGTACTCTTTTCTTTCGGTGATGTTTCACCTCCTTGCAAAAATTACGTTTCCCGGGAGGCGGGTCCTCTAGTCTAATCCCGCTCCCAGAAGCGGTATCTATCCCCTGGTTGCCGGCGGGACGGGTGTTGCGCCCTCCCCCCCCCGCAACCGAAACAGTCGCTAGGCCGGTGCGCCGGAGGCGGGTACCTCGCCCAGGTTGAACTTCATATGCAGCACCCGGACCGCGCGTTCGATTTCCTCCCGGCCGATCACACACGACACCTTGATCTCCGAAGTGCTGATCATGGCGATGTTGATGCCCGCTTCGGCCAGCCCTTCGAACATCGTCGCCGCGACCCCGGGATAGGAGACCATTCCGGCCCCCACGATCGAAACCTTGGCCAGGGTGTCGTTGAAGGTCACCCCCTTGGCGCCGACCAGTGCCTGGATGCGGCGAACGGCCTCCAGTGCCCGGGACAGGTCGTCCCGGCTCACCGTGAAGGCGATGTCGTTCCGGCCGTCGCGCATTGCGCCCTGAATGATCATATCCACGTTGATGTTGGACCGGGCCAGTTCGCGGAAGATCCTTGAGGCGATGCCCGGACGGTCCTCAACGTCGAACAGGCTGATCTTGGCGATATTCACGTCGTGGGCCACCCCATTCACCACCGCCGTCTTCTCCAAATCGCCGACCTCCTTTATGAGCGTCCCCGGCCCGTTGTTGAAGCTCGACCGCACCACCAGGGGTACCCCGTACAGCTTGGCCAGTTCCACGGCCCGCGGGTGCAGCACGACCGCCCCGAGGCTGGCCAGCTCCAACATTTCGTCGTAGGATATCATGTCCAGTTTGCGGGCTTCGGGCACCAGGCGGGGGTCGGCGGTATACACGCCGTCCACGTCGGTGAAAATCTCGCAGACCCCGGCCTTCAGGGCCGCGGCCAGCGCCACCGCCGTGGTGTCCG
Coding sequences within:
- a CDS encoding aspartate kinase: MLVVQKFGGSSVADAGRIARVAVRIKRTVEDGHRVVVVVSAMGDATDELLALAGEVTRNPSAREIDMLLATGEQVSIALLTMALQAIDLDAVSLTGAQAGITVDGIHTKGKIVGLDTARLHSELERGRVVVVAGFQGVTRDGEITTLGRGGSDTTAVALAAALKAGVCEIFTDVDGVYTADPRLVPEARKLDMISYDEMLELASLGAVVLHPRAVELAKLYGVPLVVRSSFNNGPGTLIKEVGDLEKTAVVNGVAHDVNIAKISLFDVEDRPGIASRIFRELARSNINVDMIIQGAMRDGRNDIAFTVSRDDLSRALEAVRRIQALVGAKGVTFNDTLAKVSIVGAGMVSYPGVAATMFEGLAEAGINIAMISTSEIKVSCVIGREEIERAVRVLHMKFNLGEVPASGAPA